A window of Papaver somniferum cultivar HN1 unplaced genomic scaffold, ASM357369v1 unplaced-scaffold_104, whole genome shotgun sequence contains these coding sequences:
- the LOC113327588 gene encoding uncharacterized protein LOC113327588, whose product MLRLNPNKCTFGVKSGKLLGFIVSNTRIEVDPEKANAIINMPPPKNEKEVRGFLGRIQYISRFIAQLTPVCAPIFKLLRKNSPKEWNEECQEAFDQIKKYLSNPPVLVPPVPGKPLLLYLSVTDSSMGEVLGQYDEDGKKEQAIYYISKTLSGYESKYSTLEKTCLALIWATQRLRHYMVSHSVQLLSRMDPLKYLFAKPMISGRTARWQLLLEEFDITYVTQKSIKEREIADHLATQPIPNCETPITEFPNEHILVAEQDDEGELWRMYFDGAMNPVGKGTGEILISLDEVRIPISVRLNFNCTNNMAEYEAWIAALELSAKKLETQESVCNALAILASLIPIPGDSTVKPIEVARRERPTYCYAVEIEAEMPNGDPWYRDIKKYLEDRNIPDGFSKKERRYIQRMSFQFIILGGALYKKSYDGILLRCVDGDEARRLLNELHPLTSPWPFSVWGIDVLGKLDPSASNGHEYIIVAIDYFTKWVETISVKNPTRNQTVKFLTNNIICRYRLPNEIISDNGSNFVSKEVKRECEKYKIQLINSTVYMSQTNGAVEAANKTLGRILKKMT is encoded by the exons ATGTTGAGACTTAATCCCAATAAATGTACATTCGGGGTAAAATCAGGAAAGCTACTAGGGTTCATTGTCAGCAATACaagaatagaagttgatccagagAAAGCGAATGCAATCATCAATATGCCTCCCCCCAAGAACGAGAAGGAAGTGCGAggttttctaggaagaattcaataTATCAGTCGATTCATCGCGCAACTAACTCCGGTTTGTGCACCAATCTTTAAATTGCTGAGAAAGAACTCGCCAAAGGAGTGGAATGAAGAGTGTCAAGAGGCATTTGATCAGATAAAGAAGTATTTGTCCAATCCACCTGTGTTGGTCCCTCCGGTTCCTgggaaaccattgttgttgtatTTATCGGTAACTGACTCATCAATGGGGGAAGTTTTAGGACAATATGACGAAGATGGTAAGAAAGAGCAGGCAATATACTATATCAGCAAGACATTGTCCGGATACGAATCAAAATATTCCACATTAGAGAAAACATGCCTTGCCCTTATCTGGGCTACTCAACGGCTTAGACATTACATGGTATCTCATTCAGTGCAGTTGTTATCAAGGATGGACCCGCTTAAATATCTATTTGCAAAGCCAATGATCTCAGGGAGAACGGCCAGGTGGCAGTTGTTGCTAGAAGAATTTGACATCACTTATGTGACACAAAAGTCAATAAAGGAAAGAGAAATAGCGGATCACTTAGCAACACAACCTATTCCAAATTGTGAGACACCCATAACAGAATTTCCCAACGAACATATTCTTGTTGCTGAACAAGATGATGAAGGTGAATTATGGAGGATGTATTTCGATGGAGCAATGAACCCAGTTGGTAAAGGAACAGGGGAAATTTTGATATCTCTTGATGAGGTACGCATTCCAATTTCCGTTCGATTGAATTTCAATTGTACCAACAACATGGCTGAATATGAAGCATGGATTGCTGCCTTAGAATTATCCGCCAAAAAGTTGGAG ACACAAGAATCAGTTTGCAATGCATTAGCCATTTTAGCATCACTAATCCCAATCCCAGGAGATTCCACAGTCAAACCCATCGAGGTGGCACGAAGAGAGCGACCAACTTACTGTTATGCGGTCGAGATTGAAGCAGAAATGCCAAACGGAGACCCATGGTATCGAGATATCAAAAAGTACTTAGAAGACCGAAATATTCCTGACGGATTTAGCAAAAAAGAGCGTCGTTACATACAACGCATGTCTTTTCAATTTATCATTCTCGGAGGAGCGCTTTATAAAAAATCTTATGATGGGATTTTGCTGAGGTGTGTAGATGGAGATGAAGCTCGACGCCTTCTTAATGAG TTGCATCCTCTTACATCACCATGGCCTTTTTCTGTCTGGGGCATTGATGTACTTGGGAAATTGGATCCTTCCGCGTCAAATGGACATGAGTACATCATAGTGGCAATTGATTATTTTACAAAGTGGGTGGAGACAATATCTGTAAAGAATCCTACGAGGAATCAGACTGTTAAATTCCTCACAAACAACATCATATGTCGTTACAGATTGCCAAATGAGATTATATCAGATAATGGATCCAATTTTGTTAGCAAGGAGGTAAAAAGGGAGTGTGAAAAGTACAAGATCCAGCTAATCAACTCAACCGTTTACATGTCGCAAACCAACGGTGCTGTGGAAGCTGCAAATAAGACATTAGGCAgaattttgaagaagatgacATAA